The Tautonia plasticadhaerens nucleotide sequence CGACTACCTGATCCTGGATCTGCAGCTGCCCGACGGCGCCGGCGAGGCCGTCCTCCGCCGGGTCCGGGACTCCGGGTTGAAGACCCGGGTCGCGGTCACGACGGGTTCGGACGACGCGTCGAGGCTCGCCGCGCTGGAACCCGAGGCCCTGTTCCGCAAGCCGGTCGACGTGGTCGACGTCTGGCGGCTGGGGTCCCTCTCCGAGGCCGGCTGACTGATCGGCCCCCCGGGGACGAGACTCTAGCTTCCCTTTTCGGATCGGGTCGCGTCCCGTCACCACCCCCCGGGCCTGACGTCGGACCGGGGCAACGCGAGGCCCGAGATCGGCCCGGACGGCCTCGGCCCCGTCCCGGGCTCCGATTTTTCGCTTGCGACCCCGCCGAGGCCGAACCACAATTCGCGCAGCGAGATCCTCGTCGATCGTCTCCGAGCGAAGTCGCTCAACCGTCGCCGGTCCGTCCGCGACAAGGGACCTATTCATGGACACGGCCGATGCCCCCCCGATCTCACCAGAGCCGCCGGGCCGGCCGGGCGACGGGCGGAGCATCTTGCTGGTGGAAGACAATCGCGACATCGCCCGGGTCCTGTCCAGCCTGCTGACCCGGGCCGGCTACCGCGTGGTCACGGCGGCCGGGGTCGACGACGCGACCCGGGTTGGGTCGGCCTGCGGCCCCTTCGACTTGCTGATCAGCGACCTGAGCCTCCCCGACGGCTCGGGCCTGGATCTGATGCGACGGCTCGGCCCGATCCCCGGGATCGCCGTCTCCGGCTACAGCACCGAGGTCGACCTCAAGGAGTGCCTGGAGGCCGGTTTCATCGACCTCCTGGCCAAGCCGGTCACCTTCTCCGACCTGGAAACCACCATCCGGCGCGTCCTCGGCTAGTGCAGGATCAGGGCTGATCCGTTGCAAGGCGATCGTCGTAGATGCGGTGTGAACCCACCTCTCTTCATCCGGCCACCGACCCCCGACGAGCATCAGGCGATGCGGGCCGGCCTCCGCTCGCCCTCGGCCTTCACCCTGCGTCGCTGCCAGATCCTCGCGGCCAGCGCCGAGGGACTCAGCTCGACTGATGCAGATTTTTGGGGCTATGCCGCGGGTGCCAGGGCGTAGAACAGGACATCCTGTAACGGCCGGGGGAGTTCTTCGATAGCCGCCACGCCCCCGGCCTGTGGGAAAACCCACTCCCGCCACAGCCGGCGGCGCACCGCCGTCAGCGCATCCGAGAACGTCACGCCCGACTTGCCCGGCCAATGAACCCCGCCGTCCCGTTTCGACTCGGGCAGGGCCTGGTACAGCAACGCCACCACTGTATACAGCCCGAATAGGCACGGCGCCGCCCGTAGGACCGTCCGCCGGCACCAGCCCCGCGTCGTCTCCAATCCGAGATGGCAGCGCAACTCTTGAAAGGTGGTCTCCAGGTTCCAGCGGCCGGCGTAGGCCTCGATGATGGCCGTCGGGCCCATGTCGGGATCGGTGCTGAAGAAATACTCGTCGCGATGCGTGCCGGTCCGATCCCGGACGAAGACCCAGGCGATCTCGACCAGCCCCTCGCCCGCCTTGTACCAGTGCCCCGCGCCTTGGGCGATGCCCACCGACCGCGTCCCGCCGCCGTACCAGGCGACCGTCTCGCTCCGCAGTTCGGCGGCGGCGGCCGCCTGGCTCGGCTTGGGACGCCGGGCGCCCTTGACCGGCGGCCGGCC carries:
- a CDS encoding response regulator, which gives rise to MAPRLLIVEDDFTLSEVWRTVFSARGWEVSVASSVAEGLARLDPAPDYLILDLQLPDGAGEAVLRRVRDSGLKTRVAVTTGSDDASRLAALEPEALFRKPVDVVDVWRLGSLSEAG
- a CDS encoding response regulator; the encoded protein is MEDNRDIARVLSSLLTRAGYRVVTAAGVDDATRVGSACGPFDLLISDLSLPDGSGLDLMRRLGPIPGIAVSGYSTEVDLKECLEAGFIDLLAKPVTFSDLETTIRRVLG